DNA from Dietzia lutea:
TACGTCCGTCCCGGCTCGCCCGCCTCGAGGATGCGCAGGACCGCCGAGTTGTGATCGCCGACGTGGATCCAGTCCCGCACGTTGGCTCCACTGCCGTAGAGGCGGGGCCGCCGACCGTCGAGGATGTTGGTGATCTGCCGCGGGATGAACTTCTCCACGTGCTGGTAGGGCCCGTAATTGTTCGAGCAGTTGCTGATCGTGGCGCGCACCCCGAAGCTGCGGACCCACGCGCGCACCAGCATGTCCGCGCCCGCCTTGGTCGCCGAGTACGGGCTCGACGGGTTGTACGCCGTGGCCGGGGTGAACTTGGCCGGATCGTCGAGTTCCAGGTCCCCGTAGACCTCGTCCGTCGAGACGTGGTGCAGGCGCACGTCGTGACGGCGGCAGGCCTCGAGGACCGTGTACGTGCCCACGATGTTCGAGTGCACGAACGGCCACGGCGTGGCGAGCGAGTTGTCGTTGTGACTCTCCGCCGCGAAATGCACCACCGCGTCGCGCGGCCCCGTCAGCTCGGAGACCAACCGGTCCGTGATCGCGGCGTCCGCACAGTCGGCCTCCACCAGCCGGACCCGGTCAGCGGGAAGCCCGTGCAGGTTCGCACGGTTGGCGGCATACGTCATGGAGTCGAGCACCGTGACGTGGGCCTGCGGGTACTCGCGGACGACGGAGCGGACGAAGTTGGCGCCGATGAACCCGGCTCCCCCGGTGACGACGAGGCGCATGGGCACAACCCTACCGCCCGGCCGGACCGCCGCCCGACGACTCGTCGCCGCCCTGCGAAGGGTCCGCAGGGCGCCCCGGCTGCTCGGCGCGCTCAGGCGGCTCGGGCGGGCCCGGGTGGTCGGGCTGCTCGGGCTCGTCGGGCTGCTCGGCGGAGTGGCCGCGGGGTTGCCCCGCCGCCCATCGACGTTTGGTCTCGCGCGACCTGCGCGACTGCCGCACCGCCACCACCGCCAGAGCCACGCCCGCCAGCAACGGCACCCACACCTTGCTGTACTCGAGCAAGAACTCCACCCACCCCGGGATCGAGATCTCCGGCAGGTTGATCGACGGCAGCGTGATGGCCGGCCAGGGGATGCTCGGCAGGGAGAACTCCGGCCACGGGATGTCGATGTCCGGGATGCGCTCGAGGATCCAGTCGAGCACCGGTTCGAGAAGGCGGCCGATCAGGGGCAGCAGCACGATCATCGCGATCGCCCACCCCGACCTGCCGATGCCCGCCGCGACCGGGTAGACCGCACGCTTCCACGGCGTCGACGCGATCGCTTCCAGCCTGGCCTCGGCCGCGGAGCCGGGCGGTGGGTCGAAATACACGACGTCGCGAACCTCGCGGAACGTCACCTGGCGGACCGCCGTGTCGAGCATGTTGGTGCGCACCTGGATGCGCGGACTCGAGATCGGCGGCGCGGTGGTGTGCTCGCCCGGCTTCGGCGGATCCGCAGTGAGCGAGAAGCGTCGGTCACTGATCTGCCGGGCGCGCGCGATCACCTCGCCGTCACGCAGCAGTGCGCAACCCGGGGACGCGACGGCCGCCGGGGCGGACCCCTTTCTGGACGGCTTGCGCAGCGGGTATCCGGGGTCGACGGTGCGGAGTTCTTCCGGCGAACCCACCGCGAACTCGAGGACCCCGTGCTCGGGATGGTCGAGGCGCCAGATCTCCGGCGCGCCGTCGGTGGCGGGGACGTCGGGCGCAGGCCGGTCGCGCGCGGGCCGGTTCTCGCTCATCGCGGGCTCCTCGGTCGGCGTTCAGCCCCGCACCCTACTCGGCGCGGCGCTGCTCTTCGCCGGTCCCGGCGATTCTGCTCGGCGTCGGATCGCTGGCCTCGCTATCGCGACTCGCCTCGTCGTCGGGAGTCGTACCGTCGTCGCGACCGGTCTCGTCATCGCGCTCGCGCCGGAGCGTGCGGTACTCCGCGATCATCTTCTCGCGGCGGCGGTTCTCCCACTCGCAGGCCCGGGTGTCACGCGGCGTCACCTGGATGACCTCCTCGGCCGCGATGCCGGACCGCAGCTGCCGGACCCTCAGCACCTCTGCATCGAGACGCACCCCGAAGACCACGGCCATGTTGACCAGCCACAGCCACAGGAGAAAGACGATCACGCCGGCCAGCGAGCCGTACACGCGGTTGAAATTGCCGAAGTTAGAGACGAAGAAGCTCAGACCGGCCGTGGCGACGCCCATGATCGCCAACGCGGCGGCGGCCCCCAGCGACACCCACGAGAATCGGCGCCCGGAGATGTTGGGCGCGAACCGGTAGAGGATCGCCAACGCCAGGATCACCGCGACCACGGCAGCCGGCCACTTGGCCACTCCCCACACGGCCAGCGCCGTGTCGCCGAGTCCGATCCAGTCGCCCACCGTCTCCGCCACCGGGCCACTGAACGCCAGTGCCACCCCGCCGACGGCGACCAGGACGATCAGCAGCGCCGTCAGCGCGAGACCCGCGGGTAGCAGTCGCCACGGCGGCCGCCCTTCCTCGATGCCGAACATCGCGTTCATGGCCCTGCCGAGCGCACGCACGTATCGCGACGCCGACCACAATGCGACCGCCGTACCCACGAGGAGCGCGGTACCCGCGGCGGGAGTCGTGACCAGCGCTTCGACCGGTCCGCGCACCGGGTCGAGCACCTCCGACGGCGCGACGTCGGAGAGCATGTCCATCACCGCGTCCACCGTCCTGGAGCCCTGCCCGAAGACACCGAGCAGCGACACCACCACCAGCACAGCCGGAAACAGCGAGAGCACCCCGTAGTAGGTGAGCGAACCGGCGAGGTCCGGGCCACGGTCACGGAGGAACTCCGCCACCGAACGGACGAGCACCATGCGAACGGTGCGCAGTCCGCGTCGGGCACGGGCGGCGAGGGGTTGCGAGCTGGCCATCCACTCATTGTCGCCCCCGCACAAGGAGTGCTCCGTGCGCCGCGCCATCTGCTGTCCCATCCTCGGCGATGCGTGCGCCCTCGACGGAAACAGGGAGTAGCCAATTCATGACGATCATTTCTTGACAGCAACGCCAGGGCGCAGCTAACTTAACGAACGTTCGAACTGTGACGTGAATTACTTTCGCCTCGGGCTCGAACCTGTCACCTCCGTCATGAAGGAGCCCGATGAACATCACCAGCAAGGGCCACGCGGTGCGACGCACGGCGCTCGCCTTGACGATGGTCGGAGCGCTCGCAGCAACCTCCTGCTCCGGTGGGCACCGCATCACCGGCGACAGCCTCCAGACGATGGATCCGATCACCCTCCGCTACGGCGATTACACGACGGTGTCCTCGGCGGGTCCATTCCGCTCGTTCGCCGAGCAGGTGGAGCGCGAGTCCGGGGGCAAGATCACCTTTGACGAATACTGGGGCGGGAGCCTCGTCAAGGGTGCCGAGATGGCACAGGCGGTTCGTGGGGGAATCGTCGACATGGGCATGTTCACCCCGAGTTACTACCCGTCGGAGTTCCCGATGACCGACTGGACAACTCAGATGGCCAGCGTCGTCGAGCCGGAGTACCCGCTGGGAATGCTGCAGGCCTTCGCCGGAGGGAGCGAATTTGCCCTCACGGACCCGCTGATCGAGGAGCAGTTCTCGGATCAGGACATCAAACTCCTCTTCACCTGGACCCCGTCGACCAACTACCACCTCGTGTGCAAGGAGCCCGTGAACAGCCTCGCGGATGCGAGGGGTAAGAGGGTCCGAAGCGGGGGTGCCTTCAACTACGGCGAGATCGAAGCCCTCGGGATGGTCCCGGTGACGCTGCCGACAGGCGAGATCTACGAGGGACTTCAGCGGGGAGTGATCGACTGTTCACTGGCCAACGGCAAGATCATGATCGCTCTGGGACTGTGGGAGGTCGCCAAGCACTACGCCGACATCCCGTTCTCCAGCTACACGCAGTACGTGATCATGAACGAGGACGTCTGGAACAGGCTCCCCGAAGATGCTCGCCAGGTGATCGACGAGGCCCGGCTGACGTGGTTCGACGGCTACCTCCGCGAGGAGGGAATCGTTCTACACCAGCGGCTGCTCGCCGAGGGCGCCGACAAGGGCGTGAGCTTTTATGACGCCGATCCCGAGATCAAGGACACCCTCGAGGCCCATCAGGAGCAGTCGCTGCGCACTCTCCCCGATCGCGCGCCCGAGGACCTCGAGGACCCAGAAGGCACGGTCGAGCGATACCGCCTGATCATGGCCGACTGGAAAGCCCGCCTGGAGCACATGGGCTACAACGATCCGTCTCTATCCGAGATCCCCGACGACCCCGAGAACGTCGAGATCGACCTGGCTCCGTACCAGCAGACGGTCCGGTCCGAGCTCTTTCCCCGCACCACGCCCTGAACCCTCGCGAACCGTTGGAGGACACGATGGACACCGCTACTGATGCGGAGCGTCGCATCCCGGGCCAGAAGGCCCTCTCCCGGGTGCTATACGCCAGTGCAGTCATCGCCGGTATCGCCACCCTCGCAATGGGCGTTCACATCGCCGCGGACGTCGGCTTCCGCAATCTTGGTGGCGCTCCCCTACCAGGCACCCTTGAGATCACTCAGAACTGGTCGATGGTGGTGATCGTGATGTTGGCAATGGGTTACGCGGAGAGAATCGGCGAACACATCAACGCCACAATCCTCACCCAGTACCTGGATCCAGTCTCCCGCTGGTGGTCTGACCTGATCGTCAGACTGCTGATGTTTCTGTTCGTCTCGGCACTCACCTACTACTCGATCCTGGCGGCGATCTTTGCTGTTCAGGTCCAGCAGATCGCCCTCGGCGCGATCACGATCCCGATCTGGCCGGTGAAAATCGTGCTCGCGCTCGGGTTCGCCCTGTTCGCACTCCAGCTCCTGATGTCGGTCATCAGTCTGGTGACCAACGACCGCACGAGGAAGTCCAATGTCTGACGCCACCCTCGTCACCGACCGCACCGGCGTCGCTACGGCCGAAGACCTCAGCGCCCCGGAACCCAATCGGAACCTCATCCGTGCCTACTGGGGGAACTTCGTCTTCGCCCTTGTCCTCGCGGCGGTAATTCTGTTCACTCCGGACCTTCCCGACACGATCGTCGGCATACTGACCGTTCTTCTGTCCATCGTCGCAATGGTCGCCGGAATCCATGTCGGGATCGCCATCATGGGAGCCGGCGCCGTGGGCCTGTGGAAGCTGGCAGGCACCGGCGCTGTCGCAGTGACGTTCGAGGACGTTCCATTCACCGCCGCCGCCAGTTGGAGCCTGTCGGTAATCCCGCTGTTCATCCTTATGGGCGTGACGATGGGCCGGTTCAACCTCACGGGAAAGCTGTTCAGCTCGGCCCAGGCCTGGCTCGGCCGACTTCCCGGAGGGCTCGCGGTATCGACCAACTTCGCGGGCGCGGGCCTGGCGGCTTCGAGCGGGAGTTCGATCGCCATCTCCTACGCGCTCGGTCGCACCACCGTCCCGGAGATGCTCCGCGCCGGATACAAGCCGTCGCTGGCAACCGGTGTTGTAGCCATGTCCGGCACCCTGG
Protein-coding regions in this window:
- the rfbB gene encoding dTDP-glucose 4,6-dehydratase: MRLVVTGGAGFIGANFVRSVVREYPQAHVTVLDSMTYAANRANLHGLPADRVRLVEADCADAAITDRLVSELTGPRDAVVHFAAESHNDNSLATPWPFVHSNIVGTYTVLEACRRHDVRLHHVSTDEVYGDLELDDPAKFTPATAYNPSSPYSATKAGADMLVRAWVRSFGVRATISNCSNNYGPYQHVEKFIPRQITNILDGRRPRLYGSGANVRDWIHVGDHNSAVLRILEAGEPGRTYLIGADGERSNLEVMRMICELMGVTGSEDGAVAGPNEPGGAGSDPGFDHVTDRPGHDLRYAIDASATRAELGWEPQHQDFREGLRQTIEWYADHRDWWKPVKERVEAKYARTEKVL
- a CDS encoding YihY/virulence factor BrkB family protein; amino-acid sequence: MASSQPLAARARRGLRTVRMVLVRSVAEFLRDRGPDLAGSLTYYGVLSLFPAVLVVVSLLGVFGQGSRTVDAVMDMLSDVAPSEVLDPVRGPVEALVTTPAAGTALLVGTAVALWSASRYVRALGRAMNAMFGIEEGRPPWRLLPAGLALTALLIVLVAVGGVALAFSGPVAETVGDWIGLGDTALAVWGVAKWPAAVVAVILALAILYRFAPNISGRRFSWVSLGAAAALAIMGVATAGLSFFVSNFGNFNRVYGSLAGVIVFLLWLWLVNMAVVFGVRLDAEVLRVRQLRSGIAAEEVIQVTPRDTRACEWENRRREKMIAEYRTLRRERDDETGRDDGTTPDDEASRDSEASDPTPSRIAGTGEEQRRAE
- a CDS encoding C4-dicarboxylate TRAP transporter substrate-binding protein translates to MNITSKGHAVRRTALALTMVGALAATSCSGGHRITGDSLQTMDPITLRYGDYTTVSSAGPFRSFAEQVERESGGKITFDEYWGGSLVKGAEMAQAVRGGIVDMGMFTPSYYPSEFPMTDWTTQMASVVEPEYPLGMLQAFAGGSEFALTDPLIEEQFSDQDIKLLFTWTPSTNYHLVCKEPVNSLADARGKRVRSGGAFNYGEIEALGMVPVTLPTGEIYEGLQRGVIDCSLANGKIMIALGLWEVAKHYADIPFSSYTQYVIMNEDVWNRLPEDARQVIDEARLTWFDGYLREEGIVLHQRLLAEGADKGVSFYDADPEIKDTLEAHQEQSLRTLPDRAPEDLEDPEGTVERYRLIMADWKARLEHMGYNDPSLSEIPDDPENVEIDLAPYQQTVRSELFPRTTP
- a CDS encoding TRAP transporter small permease subunit, with the translated sequence MDTATDAERRIPGQKALSRVLYASAVIAGIATLAMGVHIAADVGFRNLGGAPLPGTLEITQNWSMVVIVMLAMGYAERIGEHINATILTQYLDPVSRWWSDLIVRLLMFLFVSALTYYSILAAIFAVQVQQIALGAITIPIWPVKIVLALGFALFALQLLMSVISLVTNDRTRKSNV